One Spinacia oleracea cultivar Varoflay chromosome 4, BTI_SOV_V1, whole genome shotgun sequence DNA segment encodes these proteins:
- the LOC110778153 gene encoding uncharacterized protein, with protein sequence MAPSSFSLLLRHFSKHHHLHLRHHQHYRHFTSPLIRHFSHSTPPHSSTEPPKPSSLSSRLSFVFEKIDEIEKERAEKDDALQRIRAWRESKKKNKESDDGSVNNLENEKLGLGFSGTGTDGGEEIRNLDGDVDVAAVGGLEEGKKVGLMKKEIELAHPWPEWVALMERLVHQNYFDHRRKDEDQMIECLGSIDVPGFAEEEGFDFTRDWKTVHAAIINFGKDRFDLLRSLSRQDIQAFVGYGCPSTDKKVVFSAKLLRKHAHLDEGDVCSSCSLRTKCERAYLVTNKEDEARTIDVMRVILTYGFDPINGSVENKSLLKHKSVKTVVRKLLHEVVRLSAVPIDPNLPPPVIKKRPPKVKQPPPPPKRRVGRDDVEMKKGDWLCPKCNFMNFAKNSVCLQCDAKRPKRQLLPGEWECPQCNFLNYRRNMTCFNCEHKRPPDEYTETQMQSRQERPVTRLERAPDREQLSNAWNFDFDDDESDGADVAAFEYADARAMNEDHHLDNPPENGTYSRPQENQSGSSRTPRFQEKESPMPMPMQAKHSMGFDDFDDEDDDIDSYELDNQNRNQKQEAPSLRFSDVENEGYSDAEGDDENPGYSRRRSSSYPESPRSLHQQGSVSDSGDDDSDKDLPVNPKWRSSHVAGSGQRNKASRGSSKKMSFDSDEDDDRLVFGSDDDIEEGFTSRQRRANHYDSDERDLGRGKQSNQNRKRSGFDGSFVKDNDFDDDYGRSRGSHGSHRDSFDNVRGRLSMRGGSRGSQRDSFDNERGDSSMRGGSRGRQRDSFENEYEDSSMSEGSRGRQRGSFDNYRGRGGSSMRGGPRGSQWDSFEDERGRGGSSMRGGPRGSRRDSFDSERGRGGSNLRGGPRGSRRDSFDSERGHGGWSMRGGPRGSQRDSFDNDRGSGGSSTRGGNRGSQRGSFDNGRGRRGSRTSSGYGR encoded by the exons ATGGCGccttcttctttctctctcctcctccgcCACTTCTCCAAACATCACCACCTCCACCTCCGCCACCACCAACACTACCGTCATTTTACATCTCCTCTCATCAGACACTTCTCTCACTCTACTCCACCCCATTCCTCTACAGAACCACCAAAACCGTCCTCTCTCTCATCCCGCTTGAGCTTTGTCTTTGAAAAAATCGACGAAATTGAAAAGGAGCGGGCCGAGAAAGACGACGCTCTTCAGCGTATTCGAGCTTGGCGGGAGTCCAAGAAGAAGAACAAGGAATCTGATGATGGTAGTGTAAACAATCTCGAAAATgagaaattagggttagggtttagtGGTACTGGTACTGATGGGGGTGAAGAAATTAGGAATTTGGACGGTGATGTTGATGTTGCTGCAGTTGGAGGATTGGAGGAGGGGAAGAAGGTGGGATTGATGAAGAAAGAGATTGAATTGGCGCATCCGTGGCCAGAGTGGGTTGCGTTAATGGAGAGATTGGTGCATCAGAATTATTTTGATCATAGAAGGAAAGATGAGGATCAAATGATTGAATGTTTGGGGTCAATTGATGTTCCAGGGTTTGCTGAGGAAGAAGGGTTTGATTTTACTAGGGATTGGAAGACTGTTCATGCTGCTATTATTAATTTTGGGAAAGACCGGTTCGATCTACTGAG GTCATTATCGAGACAAGATATTCAAGCATTCGTCGGGTATGGATGTCCTAGCACAGATAAGAAGGTGGTTTTTTCCGCAAAACTGTTGAGGAAACATGCTCATCTTGACGAAGGAGAT GTATGCAGTTCCTGCAGTTTGAGAACCAAATGTGAAAGAGCATATTTGGTAACAAATAAAGAAGACGAGGCAAGGACAATCGATGTAATGCGTGTCATATTGACTTATGGTTTTGATCCCATAAATGGATCAGTTGAAAACAAGTCTTTGTTGAAGCACAAATCTGTGAAAACAGTAGTGCGTAAGTTGCTTCACGAGGTTGTCAGGTTAAGTGCAGTGCCGATAGATCCCAATCTCCCTCCTCCAGTGATCAAGAAGCGCCCACCAAAGGTGAAGCAGCCACCGCCTCCACCCAAGAGACGAGTTGGACGTGATGATGTAGAGATGAAAAAGGGGGACTGGTTATGTCCAAA GTGCAATTTCATGAATTTTGCAAAGAATTCTGTTTGCCTGCAATGTGATGCAAAGCGTCCCAAGAGGCAGCTGCTACCAGGAGAATGGGAATGCCCCCA ATGCAACTTTTTAAACTACAGAAGAAATATGACTTGCTTCAACTGCGAGCATAAGCGACCTCCTGACGAATACACGGAGACTCAGATGCAAAGCAGGCAGGAGAGACCGGTTACTAGGCTGGAAAGAGCTCCTGACAGAGAACAACTTTCCAATGCCTGGAACTTTGATTTTGATGACGACGAATCAGATGGTGCAGATGTTGCAGCTTTTGAGTATGCAGACGCTCGTGCAATGAATGAGGATCATCATCTGGATAATCCGCCGGAAAATGGTACCTACAGTAGGCCTCAGGAAAACCAATCTGGGTCCAGCAGAACCCCGAGGTTTCAGGAGAAAGAATCTCCAATGCCAATGCCTATGCAAGCAAAACACAGTATGGGATTTGATGATTTTGACGACGAGGACGATGACATTGATAGCTATGAACTAGATAATCAAAACAGAAACCAGAAACAGGAAGCCCCTTCTCTTCGCTTTTCTGATGTGGAAAATGAAGGCTATTCCGATGCTGAAGGTGATGATGAAAATCCAGGGTATAGCAGAAGAAGATCTAGTTCCTACCCCGAGTCACCCCGTTCTTTACATCAACAAGGATCTGTATCTGATTCAGGGGATGATGATTCAGATAAGGACCTTCCAGTTAACCCTAAGTGGAGGTCAAGTCACGTCGCTGGTTCTGGTCAAAGAAATAAAGCTTCACGTGGTTCATCCAAAAAAATGAGTTTTGACtctgatgaagatgatgatagGCTTGTTTTTGGGAGTGATGATGATATTGAAGAGGGTTTCACATCTAGACAGCGTAGGGCGAACCATTACGATTCTGATGAGAGGGATCTTGGACGAGGTAAGCAGTCGAACCAAAACAGAAAACGTAGTGGGTTTGATGGAAGTTTTGTGAAGGACAATGATTTTGATGATGACTATGGTAGATCTCGAGGCTCGCATGGTAGTCACAGGGACTCATTTGACAACGTACGTGGGCGTTTGAGTATGAGGGGAGGCTCTCGTGGTAGTCAGAGGGATTCATTTGACAATGAACGTGGGGATTCGAGTATGAGGGGAGGCTCTCGTGGTAGACAGAGGGATTCATTTGAAAATGAATACGAGGATTCGAGTATGAGCGAGGGCTCTCGTGGTAGACAGAGGGGTTCATTTGACAACTATCGTGGGCGTGGGGGTTCGAGTATGAGGGGAGGCCCTCGTGGTAGTCAGTGGGATTCATTTGAAGATGAACGTGGGCGTGGGGGTTCGAGTATGAGGGGAGGCCCTCGTGGTAGTCGAAGGGATTCATTTGACAGTGAACGTGGGCGTGGGGGTTCGAATTTGAGGGGAGGTCCTCGTGGTAGTCGGAGGGATTCATTTGACAGTGAACGTGGGCATGGGGGTTGGAGTATGAGGGGAGGCCCTCGTGGTAGTCAGAGGGATTCATTTGACAATGATCGTGGAAGTGGGGGTTCGAGTACGAGGGGAGGCAATCGTGGTAGTCAGAGGGGTTCATTTGATAATGGGCGTGGGAGACGTGGGTCCAGAACTTCATCTGGATATGGAAGATGA